A genome region from Bacillota bacterium includes the following:
- a CDS encoding nucleotidyltransferase domain-containing protein, with amino-acid sequence MDPDYDVIVRDIVSTIGDVKAIILFGSRARSVEEDETADIDLLVVAENLPDSRTRRRHIGIALHELGEHMWRVSPILLTPEELEMNMERELPIMFGICEGYRVLYGEVPKLREFCERVERDYEYQKEWRSWISRRRT; translated from the coding sequence ATGGATCCGGATTACGACGTCATCGTTCGCGATATAGTCTCAACCATTGGCGATGTTAAGGCCATAATACTGTTCGGCTCCCGGGCACGCAGCGTGGAGGAGGACGAGACAGCTGACATCGACCTTCTGGTCGTGGCCGAGAACCTCCCGGACAGCCGCACGAGACGAAGGCACATCGGCATAGCCCTTCACGAGCTCGGCGAGCACATGTGGAGGGTTTCTCCGATCCTGCTCACCCCGGAGGAACTGGAGATGAACATGGAGCGGGAGCTCCCGATCATGTTCGGTATTTGTGAGGGCTACAGGGTCCTGTATGGAGAAGTCCCCAAGCTTCGCGAATTCTGCGAGCGGGTCGAACGGGACTACGAGTACCAGAAGGAGTGGCGGAGTTGGATTTCAAGGCGGCGTACCTAG
- the tig gene encoding trigger factor, with the protein MYKANVVGMNEGVATIEIVVGEDVLRDRVNAAFRKAAQRVQVPGFRKGKAPRVLLERYVAREAVYDDVIRSVVPDAYMDALKQTNLTPLEDPEFEGLDSPDLENGQPLTFKAKVTVKPEVKLADYEAIKLERKPVEIKDEDVDRAIESMRQKRAEFIPTDRDTVEKDDLVTMDYQVRIDGEAFEGGSGKDVQVLVGAGDLVPGFEDQLVGLKKDVESEISVKFPDDYHEEKLAGRDAVFTVTVRDIKVKQLPSLDDAFAKDVAGFETLDQLKAKIRHSMQHKAAGAALVELGARALEAVVEGSEVVPPALLVNHEIDRALERLKGSLTEQGLTWEKYLEATGKSVDDVRSALSERAQKEAAVKLVVEAIAERENLLPTRDQVTMAAAHMLAYAGKADEKKLQKVVSQPSVRQSTAEYLMHENVIVFLGRKCDADPEPAVCEECERQEKEHGGHDHDHAGHDQDRPDEKKDSGASEEKAEPGQTGETAE; encoded by the coding sequence ATGTACAAGGCGAATGTGGTTGGGATGAACGAAGGCGTCGCCACGATCGAGATCGTCGTCGGCGAGGATGTTCTCCGGGACAGAGTGAACGCGGCTTTCCGTAAGGCAGCCCAGAGGGTGCAAGTGCCGGGGTTCCGCAAAGGCAAGGCTCCTCGGGTTCTCCTGGAGAGATACGTGGCTCGCGAGGCCGTTTACGATGATGTCATCAGGTCTGTAGTGCCCGATGCATACATGGACGCACTCAAGCAGACCAACCTTACGCCGCTCGAGGATCCCGAGTTCGAAGGGCTGGACTCACCTGATCTCGAAAACGGGCAACCGCTCACGTTCAAGGCGAAAGTGACAGTGAAACCCGAAGTCAAGCTCGCTGACTACGAAGCCATCAAGCTGGAACGAAAACCCGTCGAGATCAAGGACGAAGATGTGGACCGGGCCATCGAGAGCATGCGGCAGAAGAGGGCCGAGTTCATCCCGACGGACCGGGATACCGTCGAGAAGGATGACTTGGTTACCATGGACTACCAGGTGCGGATTGACGGGGAGGCTTTCGAGGGTGGATCGGGCAAGGACGTCCAGGTTCTGGTGGGCGCGGGAGATCTTGTCCCCGGATTCGAGGACCAGCTTGTCGGGCTGAAGAAGGACGTCGAATCCGAGATCTCCGTGAAGTTCCCCGATGACTACCACGAAGAGAAATTGGCCGGACGCGATGCAGTGTTCACCGTGACCGTCAGGGACATCAAGGTCAAGCAACTTCCGAGTCTTGACGACGCGTTCGCAAAGGACGTGGCTGGCTTTGAAACCCTGGACCAACTGAAGGCCAAGATCCGTCATTCCATGCAGCACAAAGCCGCCGGCGCAGCCCTGGTGGAATTGGGGGCCCGGGCGCTGGAGGCGGTGGTCGAGGGGTCAGAGGTCGTGCCCCCCGCGTTGCTGGTCAACCACGAAATAGACCGGGCGCTCGAGAGGCTCAAGGGCAGCCTGACTGAACAGGGGCTCACGTGGGAAAAGTATCTGGAGGCTACGGGCAAGTCCGTGGACGATGTCCGGTCTGCGCTTTCTGAACGGGCCCAGAAGGAGGCTGCTGTCAAGCTTGTGGTCGAAGCCATTGCCGAGCGTGAGAACCTGCTTCCCACACGTGACCAGGTCACCATGGCGGCGGCGCACATGCTGGCCTATGCGGGCAAAGCCGACGAAAAGAAGCTTCAGAAGGTGGTTTCGCAGCCCAGCGTCAGGCAGAGCACGGCGGAATACTTGATGCACGAGAACGTCATCGTGTTCCTCGGCCGCAAGTGTGATGCTGATCCTGAGCCGGCGGTCTGTGAGGAGTGCGAGCGCCAGGAGAAGGAACACGGTGGGCATGACCATGACCACGCAGGTCATGATCAGGACCGCCCAGATGAGAAGAAGGACTCTGGTGCTTCCGAGGAGAAAGCTGAACCAGGGCAGACTGGGGAGACTGCAGAATAG
- the clpP gene encoding ATP-dependent Clp endopeptidase proteolytic subunit ClpP, whose protein sequence is MTLVPIVVEQTNRGERAYDIYSRLLKDRIIFIGGEIEDNMANLVIAQMLFLQGEDPDKDINLYINSPGGSVSAGLAIYDTMQYVRPQVATVCVGLAASMAAVLLAAGSKGKRYALPYSRILIHQPHGGAQGQATDIEIQAREILRIKGILHEILARHTGQPIDRVKLDTERDHYMSAQEARDYGIVDSIFEGKAHKP, encoded by the coding sequence ATGACTCTAGTTCCGATAGTGGTTGAGCAGACGAACCGCGGGGAGCGGGCTTACGACATCTACTCTCGCCTGCTCAAAGACAGGATCATCTTCATCGGCGGAGAAATCGAGGACAACATGGCAAACCTCGTAATCGCTCAGATGCTATTCCTCCAGGGGGAAGACCCAGACAAGGACATCAACCTCTACATCAACAGTCCCGGAGGGTCGGTATCCGCGGGACTGGCCATATATGACACCATGCAGTACGTGCGGCCGCAGGTGGCCACGGTCTGTGTCGGCCTCGCGGCGAGCATGGCTGCCGTCCTTCTGGCAGCAGGCTCTAAGGGGAAGAGGTATGCCCTGCCTTACTCGCGAATCCTCATTCACCAACCCCATGGAGGGGCGCAAGGCCAGGCCACCGACATCGAGATCCAGGCGAGGGAAATCCTGAGGATCAAGGGTATCCTCCACGAGATCCTGGCGCGTCATACCGGGCAGCCCATAGACCGCGTCAAGCTCGATACCGAGCGAGATCACTACATGTCAGCACAGGAGGCACGGGATTACGGCATCGTAGACAGCATCTTCGAAGGCAAGGCCCACAAGCCCTAG
- a CDS encoding HEPN domain-containing protein, whose protein sequence is MAELDFKAAYLAHAEQDLHAARVLMDAGIYGLVLYHCQQAAEKAAKAYLADMGIITGKTHIVSPIMRSRLLRHDASPEIQQLVRYVDELEEYVSDVRYPFEIRRGQYEDPAHVYTKTMADEALHMAEAVVETARSALADG, encoded by the coding sequence GTGGCGGAGTTGGATTTCAAGGCGGCGTACCTAGCCCACGCGGAACAAGATCTGCACGCCGCCAGGGTCCTCATGGACGCGGGGATCTACGGGCTCGTACTGTATCACTGTCAACAAGCGGCGGAGAAGGCCGCAAAAGCTTACCTCGCTGACATGGGCATCATCACTGGGAAGACCCACATAGTCTCGCCGATCATGCGCTCACGGCTCCTCCGACATGACGCGAGCCCCGAAATCCAGCAGCTCGTCAGGTACGTGGACGAACTTGAGGAATATGTGTCGGACGTCCGGTACCCGTTCGAGATTCGCAGGGGCCAGTACGAGGACCCCGCCCATGTCTATACGAAGACCATGGCGGACGAGGCCCTTCATATGGCTGAGGCAGTCGTAGAGACTGCGCGGAGCGCATTGGCCGATGGATGA